GCTTATTCTTACTGCCCGTGATTTCTGTGGATAGATTTCTACAGGCCTTTATTTTCAATATGTACAGAGATTCAAAACCCTGTGCCCATGTGGTCATGAGACCCTTGGATAACCGGTGTAAGCCTGTGGATGAATGGGACTGTTATCCACAGAGGCAGTTATGTTCAGTTTTCGGGCCCTGTTATCAACTGCCCTCAGCGGCAGTTATTCACAGGGCTTAATCCACAGAAATCGGATGAATGAGCATGCAGCGGACAGGGGAAATCCGCTCAGGGAGAAGGAATCTGCCCGGCACTGGAAAGGAAGGAATGCGAAAAGGAGAAACAGACAGGTCGCGAATGGACCTGCCTGTGGACAACGGAAGGGTTATTTACCGATGCAGAAGCTTGAAAAGATGCGTCCGAGCAGATCATCGGAGCTGAATGCACCGGTAATTTCCCCAAGGGACTGCTGAGCCTGACGCAGATCTTCCGCCAACAGTTCACCGGCACCCGCCAGAGTCAGTTGTGCACGACCGTGTTCCAGGGCCGCGCTGGCATGACGCAGTGCTTCCAGGTGGCGGCGGCGTGCGCTGAAGCTGCTTTCCGAGGTCTGCTCGTAACCCATGCAGGCCTTGAGGTGATCGCGCAGCAGATCCAGCCCTTCGCCGGCAGCCTTGGCGCTCAGGCTGATGGTTACATGGCCATCGTCGCTGACTTCCAGGGCAATCGCTTCACCGGTGAGATCCGCTTTATTGCGAATCAGGGTGACCTTTGCCGGATCAGGTCGGGTTTCAAGGAATTCGGGCCATAATGCGAAAGGATCTGCAGCTTCCGGCGCCGTGGCATCGACCACCAACAGCACCCGATCGGCTTCGCCAATGGCTTTCAATGCCCGCTCGACACCGATCTTTTCCACATGGTCGTCGGTATCACGTAAACCGGCGGTATCCACGACGTGCAGCGGCATACCGTCGATGTGGATATGTTCGCGCAGGATATCCCGGGTGGTGCCGGCGATTTCCGTCACGATGGCGGCTTCTCGCCCGGCCAGCGCATTCAACAGGCTGGATTTGCCGGCATTCGGACGCCCGGCAATCACCACCGTCATGCCATCACGCAGCAGCGCACCCTGCCCGGCTTCACGCAGTACGGTGGATAACTCGTCGCGTACCTTGTCGAGCATGCTCAATACATGGCCATC
This genomic window from Pseudomonas kribbensis contains:
- the mnmE gene encoding tRNA uridine-5-carboxymethylaminomethyl(34) synthesis GTPase MnmE; its protein translation is MSAPRETIAAVATAQGRGGVGIVRISGPLASVAAKAISGRELKPRFAHYGPFFSDDQQVLDEGLALYFPGPNSFTGEDVLELQGHGGPIVLDMLLKRCLELGCRLARPGEFSERAFLNDKLDLAQAEAIADLIEASSAQAARNALRSLQGAFSQRVHNLTEQLIGLRIYVEAAIDFPEEEIDFLADGHVLSMLDKVRDELSTVLREAGQGALLRDGMTVVIAGRPNAGKSSLLNALAGREAAIVTEIAGTTRDILREHIHIDGMPLHVVDTAGLRDTDDHVEKIGVERALKAIGEADRVLLVVDATAPEAADPFALWPEFLETRPDPAKVTLIRNKADLTGEAIALEVSDDGHVTISLSAKAAGEGLDLLRDHLKACMGYEQTSESSFSARRRHLEALRHASAALEHGRAQLTLAGAGELLAEDLRQAQQSLGEITGAFSSDDLLGRIFSSFCIGK